In Gammaproteobacteria bacterium, the genomic stretch GGGTAGTGTTGCTCAACCAAAGGTTGACACACATTCACCGTTGCCCCGGAAAGAAAGTCGCGTATTGTGATCGGATGTTGGTTTCGTGTCAATTGTGGAGAGGAAAATATTTGGCCTGTGTTGACGTGAACATTCGGTTTGATGACAACAAACCAGGGCTCATCCAGGCAGACTGTTTCCAGCTTTTCGCCTACGCCTTCTGCCCAGGCAGCTCTGCCAAAGATGAAAATGGGTACGTCAGCGCCTAGCTGTAAACCAAGACTGGCCAGTTGTGCCAAGCTCAATTCAGTCTCCCAGAGTAAGTTTAGCGCCAATAGCGTGGTTGCCGCATCGGAGCTGCCCCCACCCAGTCCTCCGCCCATTGGTAGCTGTTTATCCACTCGTATTACGCATCCCCGTTTGCAATCGGTGAAAGACTGCAGCAGCCGTGCAGCTCGAATGATAAGGTCTTCGGATTCGGGAATTCCATGCACTTCATTTTTGCGTGAAATGCTGCCGTCCGTATTGGGCTCAAAATAAAGGTAATCGCAGGTGTCGATAAATTGAAAAATCGTCTGTAGCTCATGATATCCGTCGGCGCGTCGGCCGGTAATGTGTAAGAACAGATTGAGCTTTGCCGGGGCGGGCCAGGCGTAGTCGGGTAAGCGCCAGTTTTCCTGGTGTTGTCTATTCATCAAACTTCCACTGGTCAAGCACGAGCCGAATACGAATTTCAGAATTGCTCAGGACAATTTTGCGCGGCAGGAAAACATCACCGCGTTGTGTATATTGTTGGAATTTTACATCCCAGTGTGGATGGCGGATATGGTTAATCCTGCCTTCTTCATCAAGAGTGACTTTTTGTGTATCCCCTAATGGTTGCGGAAGTCCCAAGACCCAGAATCGTAGGCCGTCAAATGGGATATGCCAACCGATATAGCGTGAAAGCAGGGTTTCGGCGTTGCCATTATGGTGTTTGCTGCCGCTTCCCATGTCGAGCAGGGCATTCTTATCGTCACCACGCAGCAAAATAGCGCCCTGATTTAATGGGCCGGCAAGTTGGATTGAATAATTGGCGAGTTGCTGTTGCCACCAGATGGAGCCGCTCCAGGCATCATTCTCCATCGAGGCGCCAAAACGTCCGCTTAACTGCCAGCTGTCTTTGTGTGCGTTAATCTGATCTCGGTGTTGTTGCCATAAGGCAAACTGTTGTTCGTTGGCGTTAATGAACTGAGGTTTTACCTGTATGCCGGTGCAAGCCGCAAGAGCCGAACAAAGAACAAGCAGCGCAAATGCACGCATTAGTGGCCAAATCGTTTCATGGTCTGGAGTAATACTTCGTTGTCGCCAAATTGTTCTCTGGCCTCATCCCATACTTGACGTGCCTCGCTTGTCTGACCGGACACAAATAGGGCCTCACCCAAGTGTGCTGCAACCTCACCGTCGCGAATCATGGTATAGGCCTGACGCAAGAGTTCCACCGCTTTGTCATGCTGTCCAAGGCGGAAGTATACCCAGCCCAGACTGTCAATAACCGCTGGATCCTCGGGCTCAAGTTCCATGGCTCTCTTGATGTGCTGCAGTGCTTCTTCCAGGCGATTCGTGCGGTCAGCAAGCGTGTATCCAAGTGCGTTGTGTGCGGCGGCGTTATCTGGTTCGCGTTGCAGAACAAACTGGAGATCTTCTATGGTTACATCAATGCGATCCAGCTTTTCGGCTACCAGCGCGCGCGAGTAAAGCAGATCGATGTCGTTTCTGAATTCGTCGAGTCCACGAGAATATAAATTGTAGGCATCTTTGAATTGTCCGGCGTTCTTTAGCAGATTGCCTTCAAATATCAGGATCTCCTTTTTCTCTTCCAGCGTTTTGATTTCCAGTGCGCGGATGTGCTCCAGGGCTTCATTGAGTGAGTTAGAGCGCGCTAATACGGAGGCAATACGCAACTGTGAGTCCAGGTAATATTCGCCACTGGAGATTCGGTTATACCAATTGAGCGCATCGGAATCGTTTTCTTTTTGCTCAGCAATCTGTCCGAGGTAATACATCACCTGTGAAGAACTTTTACCCATCTTGTATAACTGGCGCAGGTATCCGTCTGCCTCATCGAGTTGTTTAAACTGCATGGAAAGCATGGCTAGCGTGAACAAAACATCTTCATTGTCCGGCATTTTAACTGCAAGCAGTTCAAATTGACTGCGGGCTTCTTCAAGGCGACGTACGTCAACTAGTGCACGGGCATAGGTCAGGCGGACACCATCTTCGCTGGGGTGGCTCTTGAGGTATTTTGCAAGATAGGTGAGCGCTTCTTCACTACGACTTAACTGAATGAGTACGCGTGCTCTAAGGGTGATAGCGTCTATCCAGTCCTGTTTGATTTTTAGTGCTTTCTCAACCGCTGCGAGGGCCTGCTCTTTTTCATTAACCCCAAGTAGCAAGCTGGCGTGTACATAATGGGTTTCGGCGTATTGCGGGTAACGTTCGCTCACAAAAGCTGATATCTCTACAGCGGATTTCTCGCTTGCTTCCCTTTGTAGCATGGCGCCTATGTGTAAAATGGTGCGCGAAATTCGCTCTTCGCTAGCCTCAAGCAGGGTCATAACCAGCTTCTTGGTGTCTTCGATTTTTCCAGTTCGGATATAAAAAACGGTGAGCATACGCGTAGCTTCAAGATTGCCTGGGTCGTTTTCCACCCAGATGCGTGCTGCTTCCAGGGCAACGGTGTCTTCTTTTGCAAAGCTGGCAATGCGGGCTGTACGCGCAGCAATCTCCGGATCGTGACTTTTCTTGGCGGCCTCGAGATAGAAGTGAGCCGCTACATCCGGCTGGCCGCGTTGTGTGGCTATTTCCCCCACCAAGATTTCGTACATCATATTTGCTTGAACAGAGCCGAAGTCCACGTCTCCAGGTTTTTCCAGTAGACGGCCATTGTTGGAATCGTGGCGTTGAGGTGTACTACTACAGGCAGTGAGCAGGCCTGTTGCCATAAGTAATAGAATGCCGACACTTGGCCTAATCTTCATCTAAACTCCGCTTTCGACTGGTAGCACTATATCGTCAATAAATTCAGTTGCTTAAATATTCTGTATCAACAGGGTTAATAGCGGCATAATGCGTCCGCCTATACTATTGGCCCATTCGACTGAATTTGGTTCCCGCCTATGGGTCAAACGGTGTGAACGTTGCCCGACATTGTTTAGCAAAAACAGGAAGTTGTTATATCCGGAGCAAGCGCTGCTACTATACCATTTTTGACAAAGGAATCAGTAAGCAAGAATTGCCCCGAGCGAAAGTATGGCTTGTTTTTACGGTGGCCTTTTAAGAAAATTACGGGTTCGCTGCTTCAGGACTCCTTGGCACTTATATGAAACTACTGGCATTCGGTATTAACCACAAGACCGCTCCCGTCGACATTCGGGAAAAGGTCGCATTTGCGCCAGAGCGCTTAGCTGAGGCCCTAAATGGGTTGGTGGCCGGCGCGCGTGTAAAAGAAGCCGCTATCTTGTCCACATGTAACCGTACAGAGCTCTATTGTTGCCTGAACGACGCGGATACCAGCGCGATCGAACACTGGTTCTCCGACTATCACCACCTGGAACTGGAAAAGCTTCGTCCCTATTTCTATGCTCATCCGGATAATGAAGCTGTACGTCATCTCCTACGAGTCGCCAGCGGTCTTGACTCACTGGTGTTGGGCGAACCGCAAATTCTGGGCCAGGTAAAAACCGCCTATCGTCAGGCAACCGAGGCGGGCACGGTTGGAAAGATTCTCAATAGACTTTGTCAGCATACGTTTAATGTAGCCAAACAAGTTCGCACAGATACCGCAATTGGCGAAAGCCCTGTTTCTGTAGCGTTTGCGGCGGTGAGTTTATCCAAACAGATTTTTAGCAATTTCGAAAAACATACGGCGATGCTCATTGGCGCAGGCGAGACAATTGAGCTGGCAGCGCGTCACCTGCATGAAAACGGTATTGGCCGTATGATCATCGCGAACCGCACTGTACAAAGAGCGCAAGCCTTGGCAGATGAATTGGGCGCTTATGCGATTCCTCTAGGCGATATTCCTAAGCATCTGGCAGAAGCCGATATTGTTATTTCTTCGACGGCCAGTCCTTTGCCAATTTTAGGTAAGGGAAGTGTCGAAAGGGCGATAAGGGCGCGTAAACATCGTCCAATTCTGATGGTTGATATTGCTGTGCCGCGGGATATTGAACCTGAGGTGGGTGAGTTGGCGGATATCTATCTCTATACCGTCGATGACCTCCAGGAAATTATTCAGGAAGGCTTGAAGAGTCGCCAGGAGGCCGCGTTCAAGGCAGAGGAAATCATAGATGGACAGGTTTCCAATTTCATGGGGTGGATGAAATCACAGGACTCGGTAAGTCTCATTCGAGAATTTCGTACCCAAATGGATATCCTCAAAGATGCGGAACTGGAAAAAGCGATTGCCGCACTGAATGGCGGCGCGAATGCAGAAGACGTTTTGCATCGTTTGGCGCATAATCTCACCAATAAACTCTCTCATAATCCTACGGCTGCGCTGCGTCGTGCCAGCCAGGATGGCGAAGTCGAATTGCTAAAAGCCATCCAGGAAATCTACAACCTCAAACATTCTGAAGAAGGTTAACTGTGAAAGCATCCATACTGGCCAAGCTGGAGCATATCTCCGAGCGGGTAGAGGAGATAAATGCCTTGCTCGCCGATCCTGGTGTTATTGGTGATCAAAATAAATTTCGAAATCTGTCGAAAGAACACGCGCAGCTAACGCCGGTTGCTGATTGTTTTCATGGTTATCAACAAACGCTAGAGGATATCGAGGCGGCGCAAATGTTGATGGATGACAGCGACGCGGACATGCGCAAGATGGGCGTGGAAGAATTCAAGCTTGCGGAAAAACGCCGTGAAGAATTATCGCTGGAATTGCAAAAACTTCTGTTACCCAAAGATCCCCATGACGACAGCAATATCTTTCTTGAAATTCGCGCAGGTACTGGTGGAGACGAGGCGGCGATATTTGCCGGTGATTTATTCCGAATGTATTCAAAATATGCCGAGATACAGCGTTGGCAAGTGGAAACCATGAGTGAGAGCCTGGGCGAACACGGTGGTTACAAGGAGGTTATCGCACGCATCATTGGAAAAGGCGCCTATTCAAAATTGAAATTCGAATCAGGGGCGCATCGCGTGCAACGTGTGCCAGAAACCGAGTCACAGGGGCGCATACATACGTCTGCATGTACGGTCGCGATTTTACCTGAAGTCGACGAAGTGGAAGCGATCAACATCAATCCTGCAGATCTAAAAGTCGACACCTATCGCGCATCAGGCGCTGGTGGGCAGCACGTTAACAAAACTGATTCGGCCATTCGGATAACCCATTTACCGACAGGCATCGTTGTTGAGTGTCAGGACGAAAGATCACAGCACAAGAATCGCGCTCGCGCTATGTCTTTGTTGCAATCAAGGCTGTTAACACAGGAACAGGAAAAACAGGCTGCGGAACAGGCTGAGTCCAGACGTTTGCAAGTCGGCAGTGGAGATCGCTCTGAGCGCATACGTACCTATAATTTTCCGCAGGGGCGTGTTACCGATCATCGTATCAATCTCACTCTGTACAAACTGGAAGCGCTAATGGAAGGCGAAATGAATATGATCGTCGAACCGTTGATTAATGAATATCAGGCGGATCAGCTGGCTGCGCTTAGCGAAGAGAAATAGAGGCGTGTTGTGCCCGAGTCTATACAACAGGCTTTAAAGCAGGCGTCGGAGAAAATGCCGAGCGACACAGCTGTTCTGGATGCTGAGTTATTGCTGTGTCATGTTCTCGATGTAAAGCGTGCTTATCTACGTACCTGGCCTGAGCGAGAGTTGAATGAGGACGAAGAGAAGTTCTTTCGCGCGCTGGTAAGCAGGCGTGCCACTGGTGAACCACTGGCTTATATTACAGGTACGCAGGAATTTTGGTCGCTAAGCCTCAAGGTGACATCGGATACCTTAATACCCCGCCCTGAAACAGAGTTGCTGGTGGAGCATTCGTTGGATTTGTTATCCAATGTCCGCAGCCCTGTCATTCTCGATTTGGGAACCGGCAGTGGAGCGATCGCGTTGGCGCTGGCGATTGAGCGCCCAGACGCAATGATTGTCGCAACGGACAAGTCTGCGGCAGCACTGGATATCGCAAAATTTAATGCGCTTAAACATCATCTGGCAAACGTTCACTTCGTGCGTGCGAGTTGGGGAGTATGTTTTGCCGATCATCAGTTTGATCTTGTCGTTAGTAATCCACCATACGTCGATAAGAATGATCCAGATCTTGCCTCTGATGTTCAAAGATATGAGCCTGGAGTTGCCCTGTTTTCGCAAGCTGCGGGTTTGCAGGATATTGATGCAATCACCACGCAGTCGAAGAATTTATTAAAGGATGAAAGTTGGTTGTTACTTGAGCACGGTTGGAAACAGGCTGAAAATGTTCGCGCCCTGTTGATGCAGAAAGGCTTGACCGACGTTCAAACTGTAAAAGACTTGGCGGGTCATGACCGAGTGAGCATGGCGAGACGATAACTAGAGCAGAATATGAAATCTTTCCCTATTTCACGCACCGTAGTTAATAAAATTCTGACTCAAGCACAACACAATATCGAAGTTGAAATATGTGGGCTGATTGGCGGTCGAGACAAACGACCTGAGACAGTCTATCCAGTGCCTAATATTGCCTGCGATCAAACGCGCTTATTTGAAATGGACCCTGCTAGACAAATAGAGGCAATGCGCGAAATGCGCGAAGCGGGCGAACAACTGCTGGCGATATATCATTCCCATCCCACTGCCCCTGCGCGACCATCACTAAAAGATATTCATGATGCGGCTTATAAAGAGGTCGTTTATTTGATAGTGTCGCTCAGTACTGAGGGTGTATTGGAAATGCGTGGTTTTTTTATCAGGGATGATGTGACAGAAGAGATTGAATTGAGCCTGGAGTAGCGGAGTAGCCTGGGATTAATGCTTGGTGGGAGGAATATCCTGGCGAGTATCTGAGGCGAAAATTTCTTCCGCATCAATTCGGTCAAATATATATTGCTGGCCGCACATTTCGCAATTGATGTCGACTAGCCCTTTTTCTTCGATAATGCTCCGCACTTCGGTAAGGCCAAGGCCGCGTAGCATGTTGCGCACGCGTTCACGGCTACACGAGCAGCGAAAGAAAACAGGCTCCGCATCCATAAGACGAATGTCTTCTTCGTGATATAAACGGTGTAAAATCTCCTGGGCTGACAACTCTACTAATTCCTTTTCTGTCATTGTCGACGCCAGCGTGGTCAGGCGATTCCAATCATCGGCATCGGGTTCGGTTTTTCCAGGCATGCGTTGTAATAACATGCCCGTCGCTTGTTCATTGTCTGTTGCCAACCACAGACGTGTATCCAGTTGCTCAGACTGGGTAAGATAATATTCCAAGGCCTCGGCGATAGTGTTACCGATTAATTCAATTATGCCCTGGTAACGTTCATTGGTGATGTTGTTCTCGATAGTGATGACAAGGTTTCCCTTGCCAAACAGTTCATGGAGTGTTCCTTGTTCCGGCATGTCCTCACTGTGTTTTGCGACGCCGCGTAGTGTGTGATCGTTGCTGGCTTCCATCACCATCAGTGAAATGGGTCCGTCGCCGGTTACCTGAAACGACAAGGTGCCTTCAAATTTCAACGTGGAGGATAGTAGCGCTGCAGCGGCCATGAATTCCGCCAAAGTTCTTTTTACGATTTCGGGATATTGATTTCGTTCAAGCACCGCGCGCCAGGTAGCATCGAGATGCACAATCTCGCCACGTACGGGGATATTTTCAAACATAAATCGTCGGATGATATCTTTTTCTTTCATAGATTGAATCTTCATAGCGTTCCCGAACCAAAGCCCAGTCTGAACGCAAACGTTGCCGTTTCTTATCCCTTTAATTTATCGCGCAGCAATTGGTTAACTTGTCCAGGATTTGCTTTGCCCTGGCTGGCCTTCATGACCTGTCCTACGAAAAAGCCGAGTACTTTTTCTTTTCCAGCGCGGAATTGCTCAACCTGGTCCATATTGTCGGCCATGATTTCGTCAATAATCTTTTCGATAAAGCCGGTGTCTGTAACCTGCTTCAGCCCCTGGCTCTCGATAATACTATCGGCATTGCCTTCACCGGCCCACATGGCTTCAAACACTTTTTTGGCAATTTTTCCGGAAATGGTGTTGTCACGTATACGTAGCAGCATCCCGCCCAGCAATTGCGGTGTAACCGGGCACTCGCTGATATCTTTTTCGTCACGATTGAGTCCGGCGATGACGTCACCCATAACCCAGTTGGCGCATAGCTTTGGATCTTCGCCACCCTCGCGTATGCATGACTCGAAGTAATCTGCCAATTCACGAGATGCCGTTAGAACGCCGGCATCGTATTCCGGAAGCCTGTATTCGTTGACGAAGCGGTCACGTTTCTGATCGGGCAGTTCTGGAAGATTTTCTTGTATCGCGTCAAGAAATGCCTGATCGACTTCAACAGGAAGTAGATCAGGATCTGGAAAGTAGCGATAGTCGTTGGCTTCCTCTTTGGAACGCATGGAACGGGTTTCGCCTTTGTCCGCATCATAGAGTCGCGTTTCCTGTACGACTTCGCCGCCGCTTTCGAGTATATGAATCTGGCGATCTACTTCGTAGTCGATAGCTTTTTCGATAAAGCGGAAAGAGTTGAGATTCTTGATTTCAGCGCGGGTACCGAATTTCTCTTCACCTTTTAACCGTACCGACACGTTGGCGTCGCAACGGAACGAGCCTTCCTGCATATTGCCATCAGAAATCCCAAGATAACGCACGATAGCGTGAATCTTTTTCATATAGGCGACGGCTTCTTTGGCTGAGCGCATGTCTGGCTCTGATACAATCTCCAGCAAAGGTGTGCCGGCGCGATTGAGGTCTATGCCTGTCATGCCTTGAAAATCTTCGTGCAAGGATTTGCCTGCGTCCTCTTCCAAATGCGCGCGAGTCACGCCTATCGTCTTGGTCGTACCGTCTTCCAGTTCGATGTCCATGGTGCCGTTTGCGACGATAGGTAATTCAAATTGGCTTATCTGGTAGCCTTTGGGTAAATCAGGATAAAAATAATTCTTTCGTGCAAACACAGAGCGTTTGGCGACTGTCGCGCCTATCGCGAGGCCAAATTTTGCGGCCATAACGACGGCTTCTTTGTTTAATACCGGCAATACACCTGGCATACCCAGGTCGATTAATGAGGCTTGCGTGTTCGGTTCCGCGCCGAACGTCGTCGCGCTACCGGAAAAAATCTTACTCTTTGTCGCAAGCTGCGCGTGAATCTCTAGAC encodes the following:
- the ispE gene encoding 4-(cytidine 5'-diphospho)-2-C-methyl-D-erythritol kinase yields the protein MNRQHQENWRLPDYAWPAPAKLNLFLHITGRRADGYHELQTIFQFIDTCDYLYFEPNTDGSISRKNEVHGIPESEDLIIRAARLLQSFTDCKRGCVIRVDKQLPMGGGLGGGSSDAATTLLALNLLWETELSLAQLASLGLQLGADVPIFIFGRAAWAEGVGEKLETVCLDEPWFVVIKPNVHVNTGQIFSSPQLTRNQHPITIRDFLSGATVNVCQPLVEQHYPAVKEAINWLENYAPSRMTGTGACVFAAFSDKIRAEACLSELPNGWQAILAKGMNETPIHKMFYASKQV
- the prfA gene encoding peptide chain release factor 1 — protein: MKASILAKLEHISERVEEINALLADPGVIGDQNKFRNLSKEHAQLTPVADCFHGYQQTLEDIEAAQMLMDDSDADMRKMGVEEFKLAEKRREELSLELQKLLLPKDPHDDSNIFLEIRAGTGGDEAAIFAGDLFRMYSKYAEIQRWQVETMSESLGEHGGYKEVIARIIGKGAYSKLKFESGAHRVQRVPETESQGRIHTSACTVAILPEVDEVEAININPADLKVDTYRASGAGGQHVNKTDSAIRITHLPTGIVVECQDERSQHKNRARAMSLLQSRLLTQEQEKQAAEQAESRRLQVGSGDRSERIRTYNFPQGRVTDHRINLTLYKLEALMEGEMNMIVEPLINEYQADQLAALSEEK
- the gatB gene encoding Asp-tRNA(Asn)/Glu-tRNA(Gln) amidotransferase subunit GatB, which encodes MEWETVIGLEIHAQLATKSKIFSGSATTFGAEPNTQASLIDLGMPGVLPVLNKEAVVMAAKFGLAIGATVAKRSVFARKNYFYPDLPKGYQISQFELPIVANGTMDIELEDGTTKTIGVTRAHLEEDAGKSLHEDFQGMTGIDLNRAGTPLLEIVSEPDMRSAKEAVAYMKKIHAIVRYLGISDGNMQEGSFRCDANVSVRLKGEEKFGTRAEIKNLNSFRFIEKAIDYEVDRQIHILESGGEVVQETRLYDADKGETRSMRSKEEANDYRYFPDPDLLPVEVDQAFLDAIQENLPELPDQKRDRFVNEYRLPEYDAGVLTASRELADYFESCIREGGEDPKLCANWVMGDVIAGLNRDEKDISECPVTPQLLGGMLLRIRDNTISGKIAKKVFEAMWAGEGNADSIIESQGLKQVTDTGFIEKIIDEIMADNMDQVEQFRAGKEKVLGFFVGQVMKASQGKANPGQVNQLLRDKLKG
- the hslO gene encoding Hsp33 family molecular chaperone HslO — its product is MKEKDIIRRFMFENIPVRGEIVHLDATWRAVLERNQYPEIVKRTLAEFMAAAALLSSTLKFEGTLSFQVTGDGPISLMVMEASNDHTLRGVAKHSEDMPEQGTLHELFGKGNLVITIENNITNERYQGIIELIGNTIAEALEYYLTQSEQLDTRLWLATDNEQATGMLLQRMPGKTEPDADDWNRLTTLASTMTEKELVELSAQEILHRLYHEEDIRLMDAEPVFFRCSCSRERVRNMLRGLGLTEVRSIIEEKGLVDINCEMCGQQYIFDRIDAEEIFASDTRQDIPPTKH
- a CDS encoding M67 family metallopeptidase encodes the protein MKSFPISRTVVNKILTQAQHNIEVEICGLIGGRDKRPETVYPVPNIACDQTRLFEMDPARQIEAMREMREAGEQLLAIYHSHPTAPARPSLKDIHDAAYKEVVYLIVSLSTEGVLEMRGFFIRDDVTEEIELSLE
- the prmC gene encoding peptide chain release factor N(5)-glutamine methyltransferase, yielding MPESIQQALKQASEKMPSDTAVLDAELLLCHVLDVKRAYLRTWPERELNEDEEKFFRALVSRRATGEPLAYITGTQEFWSLSLKVTSDTLIPRPETELLVEHSLDLLSNVRSPVILDLGTGSGAIALALAIERPDAMIVATDKSAAALDIAKFNALKHHLANVHFVRASWGVCFADHQFDLVVSNPPYVDKNDPDLASDVQRYEPGVALFSQAAGLQDIDAITTQSKNLLKDESWLLLEHGWKQAENVRALLMQKGLTDVQTVKDLAGHDRVSMARR
- a CDS encoding tetratricopeptide repeat protein, giving the protein MKIRPSVGILLLMATGLLTACSSTPQRHDSNNGRLLEKPGDVDFGSVQANMMYEILVGEIATQRGQPDVAAHFYLEAAKKSHDPEIAARTARIASFAKEDTVALEAARIWVENDPGNLEATRMLTVFYIRTGKIEDTKKLVMTLLEASEERISRTILHIGAMLQREASEKSAVEISAFVSERYPQYAETHYVHASLLLGVNEKEQALAAVEKALKIKQDWIDAITLRARVLIQLSRSEEALTYLAKYLKSHPSEDGVRLTYARALVDVRRLEEARSQFELLAVKMPDNEDVLFTLAMLSMQFKQLDEADGYLRQLYKMGKSSSQVMYYLGQIAEQKENDSDALNWYNRISSGEYYLDSQLRIASVLARSNSLNEALEHIRALEIKTLEEKKEILIFEGNLLKNAGQFKDAYNLYSRGLDEFRNDIDLLYSRALVAEKLDRIDVTIEDLQFVLQREPDNAAAHNALGYTLADRTNRLEEALQHIKRAMELEPEDPAVIDSLGWVYFRLGQHDKAVELLRQAYTMIRDGEVAAHLGEALFVSGQTSEARQVWDEAREQFGDNEVLLQTMKRFGH
- the hemA gene encoding glutamyl-tRNA reductase; amino-acid sequence: MKLLAFGINHKTAPVDIREKVAFAPERLAEALNGLVAGARVKEAAILSTCNRTELYCCLNDADTSAIEHWFSDYHHLELEKLRPYFYAHPDNEAVRHLLRVASGLDSLVLGEPQILGQVKTAYRQATEAGTVGKILNRLCQHTFNVAKQVRTDTAIGESPVSVAFAAVSLSKQIFSNFEKHTAMLIGAGETIELAARHLHENGIGRMIIANRTVQRAQALADELGAYAIPLGDIPKHLAEADIVISSTASPLPILGKGSVERAIRARKHRPILMVDIAVPRDIEPEVGELADIYLYTVDDLQEIIQEGLKSRQEAAFKAEEIIDGQVSNFMGWMKSQDSVSLIREFRTQMDILKDAELEKAIAALNGGANAEDVLHRLAHNLTNKLSHNPTAALRRASQDGEVELLKAIQEIYNLKHSEEG
- the lolB gene encoding lipoprotein insertase outer membrane protein LolB, with amino-acid sequence MRAFALLVLCSALAACTGIQVKPQFINANEQQFALWQQHRDQINAHKDSWQLSGRFGASMENDAWSGSIWWQQQLANYSIQLAGPLNQGAILLRGDDKNALLDMGSGSKHHNGNAETLLSRYIGWHIPFDGLRFWVLGLPQPLGDTQKVTLDEEGRINHIRHPHWDVKFQQYTQRGDVFLPRKIVLSNSEIRIRLVLDQWKFDE